In Deltaproteobacteria bacterium, a single genomic region encodes these proteins:
- a CDS encoding SpoIID/LytB domain-containing protein, translating into MKTGLWLGLAALMSFAAMTIACVSDGGGDDDDDLGGENVGCLPEELTVPETILVERVAQGIVQELDFEDYVKGVLPQEIGTSFPYEAIKAQAIAARTYALRWVLDGKGPICDTTLCQVYGDERYDVTDAAADDTAGQVLAYDDDIVLAVFHASSGGRTENVQDVWGSTLDYLVSVSCLENANCTGNCDDWYPVNQAPCTPGDGSCCYGRAGHGVGMSQRGAQAMATCGYLYSEILTHYYSDAQVGEDCAGG; encoded by the coding sequence ATGAAAACCGGGTTGTGGCTGGGGCTGGCGGCGTTAATGTCCTTCGCGGCGATGACGATCGCGTGCGTGTCCGACGGCGGCGGCGATGACGACGACGACTTGGGCGGCGAAAATGTCGGCTGTCTGCCGGAGGAACTGACCGTACCCGAGACGATTCTGGTGGAGCGCGTCGCGCAGGGCATCGTGCAGGAACTCGACTTCGAGGACTACGTGAAGGGCGTGCTGCCGCAGGAGATCGGCACGTCGTTTCCCTATGAAGCCATCAAGGCGCAAGCCATCGCCGCGCGCACCTACGCCCTACGCTGGGTGCTCGACGGCAAAGGGCCGATCTGCGACACGACCCTTTGCCAAGTGTACGGCGACGAGCGCTACGACGTCACCGACGCGGCCGCGGACGACACCGCCGGACAGGTGCTCGCCTACGACGACGACATCGTGCTCGCCGTGTTTCACGCGTCGAGCGGCGGACGCACCGAGAACGTGCAGGACGTGTGGGGCAGCACGCTGGATTATCTCGTCTCCGTATCCTGCCTGGAAAACGCGAACTGCACCGGCAACTGCGACGACTGGTATCCCGTCAATCAAGCGCCTTGCACGCCCGGCGACGGGTCGTGCTGCTACGGGCGCGCCGGCCACGGCGTGGGGATGAGTCAGCGCGGCGCGCAGGCCATGGCGACCTGCGGCTACCTCTACAGCGAAATCCTCACGCACTACTACTCGGACGCGCAGGTGGGCGAGGATTGCGCGGGGGGGTGA
- a CDS encoding TVP38/TMEM64 family protein: MTKRFGFKLAVFAALAAIYAVAALVPGVREFFSIESVRAQYDTLYAWAHEPWGPVAFVAVSLAIIFLQLPGLIMVIVGALVYSPLAAFTLATLTSIAGTTGTFFLFRYLLNEWAQPRLASSFLAPHVNRFERHGVWWMIGLRIAFALSSPLNWIIGATKIRTGAYFVGNAVGLAIVIGAVQAIVVMMKSWTGDSPIVSRGAIAALVAGLALFVAAAVWFRRRFAARSTQLTITPPRNPRPPARPSSSA, translated from the coding sequence ATGACGAAACGGTTTGGGTTCAAGCTCGCGGTTTTCGCGGCGCTCGCGGCGATTTATGCCGTGGCCGCCCTAGTGCCGGGCGTGCGCGAGTTTTTTTCCATCGAGTCGGTCCGCGCGCAATACGACACGCTTTACGCGTGGGCGCACGAGCCGTGGGGGCCGGTTGCGTTCGTCGCCGTCTCGCTCGCCATCATCTTCCTGCAACTTCCCGGCCTGATCATGGTGATCGTCGGCGCGTTGGTGTATTCGCCCCTTGCGGCTTTCACTTTGGCCACGCTGACGTCCATCGCCGGAACCACCGGGACGTTTTTTCTCTTTCGATATCTGCTCAACGAGTGGGCGCAGCCGCGGCTTGCGAGCAGTTTTCTCGCGCCTCATGTCAATCGATTCGAGCGCCACGGCGTGTGGTGGATGATCGGCCTGCGCATCGCGTTCGCCCTGTCGTCGCCGCTCAACTGGATCATCGGCGCGACGAAAATCCGAACCGGTGCCTATTTCGTGGGCAACGCGGTGGGGCTCGCGATCGTCATCGGCGCTGTTCAGGCCATCGTCGTGATGATGAAGTCGTGGACCGGCGACTCGCCGATCGTCTCGCGCGGCGCGATCGCGGCCCTCGTCGCGGGGCTCGCCCTCTTCGTCGCGGCGGCCGTGTGGTTCAGGCGCCGGTTCGCGGCGCGCTCGACCCAACTGACCATCACCCCCCCGCGCAATCCTCGCCCACCTGCGCGTCCGAGTAGTAGTGCGTGA
- a CDS encoding SDR family oxidoreductase has protein sequence MTVLVTGASGHIGANLVRSLLEQGRSVRVLIHDVDEGLDGLAVEKVRGDIREPASLSKAAADAEVVYHLAARISIVGPEGGLVHAVNVDGVRNIVEACLANKVRKLVHFSSIHAFEQFPFDQPLDETRSLVKEGGYAYDLTKALGIAEIRKGVQKGLDATIVNPAGVIGPHDYRPSRMGEVFLDFYHGRMPAAVDGGFTWVDVRDVVAGALAAETRGRPGEAYLLSGFYHSVLELSQMIGQVTGRKMPTMVTPMWLARGVAPFALWYAQIAKKTPLFTPESLGALRANRNVRHDKAKNELGFNPRPVIETVRDTFTWLKESGRI, from the coding sequence ATGACGGTACTGGTCACGGGGGCGAGCGGTCATATCGGCGCGAATCTGGTACGCAGTCTGCTCGAGCAGGGGCGGTCGGTTCGTGTGCTCATTCACGACGTGGACGAGGGGCTCGACGGCCTCGCGGTCGAGAAGGTGCGTGGCGATATCCGCGAACCGGCGAGCCTTTCGAAGGCCGCGGCCGACGCGGAGGTCGTCTATCACCTCGCGGCGCGCATCTCAATTGTCGGACCCGAGGGCGGGCTCGTTCACGCGGTGAATGTCGACGGCGTGCGCAACATCGTCGAGGCGTGCCTCGCCAACAAGGTCCGCAAGCTCGTGCATTTCAGCTCGATTCACGCCTTCGAGCAGTTTCCCTTCGACCAGCCGCTCGACGAGACGCGCTCGCTGGTGAAGGAGGGCGGTTACGCCTACGACCTCACCAAGGCGCTGGGGATCGCGGAGATCCGCAAGGGCGTGCAGAAGGGGCTGGACGCGACGATCGTCAACCCCGCCGGGGTAATCGGGCCGCACGACTACCGGCCCTCGCGCATGGGCGAAGTGTTTCTCGACTTCTATCACGGACGCATGCCCGCCGCGGTGGACGGCGGATTCACCTGGGTGGACGTGCGCGACGTGGTGGCGGGTGCGCTCGCGGCCGAGACGCGCGGTCGGCCCGGCGAGGCGTACCTGCTCTCGGGCTTCTATCACTCGGTGCTCGAACTCTCGCAGATGATCGGCCAGGTGACGGGCCGGAAGATGCCGACAATGGTGACGCCGATGTGGCTCGCGCGCGGCGTCGCGCCATTTGCGCTCTGGTACGCGCAGATCGCGAAGAAGACGCCGCTTTTCACCCCCGAGTCGCTCGGCGCGCTGCGCGCGAACAGAAACGTGCGTCACGACAAGGCGAAAAACGAGCTGGGATTCAACCCCCGTCCGGTCATCGAAACCGTGCGCGACACGTTTACGTGGCTCAAGGAATCGGGCCGGATCTGA
- a CDS encoding FAD-dependent oxidoreductase: MLLRPLTVKGHILRNRIVMPAMDTNFGDDEGNINPESYDYYELRARGGTGMIIVEAAYFVKRGAGTETMLSIDSDERIPEFVPIVERIVKHGALPLLQIYHAGLQSSSFMTGETPQAPSPVMFELSGEVPEELTNDEIHELVTGYAAAAERAQKAGFAGCEIHAGHGYLLNQFLSKLTNLREDEYGAQSIENRGRMHVEVMRAIRARCGDDFLVCFRMNGNDYREGGVAPDDAAAVAAMLEAEGVDFIHITGGTFDSPGFPTVPYMNYPKGCFVDAAWTVKQALKKTPVIVVGRINTVEYAEEVLRSGKADLVAMGRALIADPSIARKLESGKPESIRVCISCNNCVDRILIEQRVDCAINPDIVRDDEDLERAATKKRVLVVGAGPAGLEAARVCRLRGHDALVVEKRAEIGGQLHEAAAAPMKAEIRNLIRFHEQMVRELGIEVRTGAPFSLETIDEWRPDVVLLATGSVPVLPPIAGLYDHDHYIYDDVLLGRAYPVGERVVLIGGGAVGIEVAEALAHMGKRVTIVEMLKNLAADIEALVRKEVVPLIENHPLVTVHKRTKVTRVSTGVVTTLADDGTVLDIPYDDIVVATGVVPRCDVDVAVLRARVGEVHKIGDCGKKRARNIREAVHDAYRTAIGI; this comes from the coding sequence ATGCTACTGCGGCCCCTGACCGTCAAGGGCCACATCTTGCGCAACCGCATCGTGATGCCCGCGATGGACACGAATTTCGGCGACGACGAAGGAAACATCAATCCGGAATCCTACGACTACTACGAGCTGCGCGCCCGTGGCGGCACGGGGATGATCATCGTCGAGGCCGCGTATTTCGTGAAACGCGGCGCGGGCACGGAGACGATGCTGAGTATCGACTCCGATGAGCGCATCCCCGAGTTCGTGCCGATCGTCGAGCGCATCGTCAAACACGGCGCGCTGCCGCTGCTGCAGATCTACCACGCGGGGTTGCAGTCGTCGTCATTCATGACGGGCGAAACCCCGCAGGCGCCTTCGCCGGTCATGTTTGAGCTGTCGGGGGAGGTGCCCGAGGAACTGACGAACGACGAGATCCATGAACTCGTGACCGGCTACGCCGCCGCCGCCGAGCGCGCGCAAAAGGCGGGATTCGCCGGGTGCGAGATCCACGCCGGGCACGGATACCTGCTCAACCAGTTCCTGTCGAAGCTCACCAACCTGCGCGAGGACGAGTACGGCGCGCAGTCGATCGAAAATCGCGGCCGCATGCACGTCGAGGTGATGCGGGCGATCCGCGCTCGCTGCGGCGACGATTTCCTCGTGTGTTTCCGCATGAACGGCAACGATTACCGCGAGGGCGGTGTGGCGCCCGACGACGCAGCGGCCGTCGCCGCGATGCTCGAAGCCGAGGGTGTGGACTTCATCCACATCACGGGCGGCACCTTCGATTCCCCCGGCTTTCCCACCGTGCCGTACATGAACTACCCCAAGGGGTGCTTCGTCGACGCGGCGTGGACGGTGAAGCAGGCGTTGAAAAAGACGCCGGTCATCGTCGTCGGGCGCATCAACACCGTGGAATACGCGGAAGAGGTGCTGCGTTCGGGCAAGGCGGATCTGGTGGCCATGGGCCGCGCCCTGATCGCCGATCCGTCCATCGCGCGCAAGCTCGAGTCGGGGAAACCCGAGTCGATTCGCGTCTGCATCTCGTGCAACAACTGCGTGGACCGGATTCTGATCGAGCAGCGCGTTGATTGCGCGATCAACCCCGACATCGTTCGGGACGACGAGGATCTCGAACGGGCCGCGACGAAAAAGCGCGTGCTGGTCGTCGGCGCGGGACCGGCGGGCCTTGAGGCCGCGCGCGTGTGTCGCCTGCGCGGACACGACGCTCTGGTGGTCGAAAAGCGCGCCGAGATCGGCGGGCAACTCCACGAGGCCGCCGCCGCGCCGATGAAGGCCGAAATCCGAAACCTGATCCGCTTCCACGAGCAGATGGTGCGTGAACTGGGGATTGAGGTGCGCACCGGCGCGCCGTTTTCGCTCGAAACGATCGACGAATGGCGGCCCGATGTCGTGCTGCTCGCGACGGGTTCCGTGCCCGTGCTGCCGCCCATCGCGGGACTCTACGATCACGACCACTACATCTACGACGACGTGCTGCTCGGCCGGGCGTATCCCGTCGGCGAGCGCGTGGTGCTGATCGGCGGCGGCGCGGTGGGCATCGAGGTCGCGGAGGCGCTGGCGCACATGGGCAAGCGCGTGACGATCGTCGAGATGCTCAAGAATCTCGCGGCGGACATCGAGGCGCTCGTGCGCAAGGAGGTCGTGCCGCTGATCGAGAATCACCCGCTCGTCACGGTTCACAAGCGCACGAAGGTCACGCGCGTGTCGACCGGCGTGGTGACAACGCTCGCGGATGACGGCACGGTGTTGGACATTCCCTATGACGACATCGTCGTCGCCACCGGGGTTGTGCCGCGCTGCGATGTGGACGTGGCGGTGTTGCGCGCTCGCGTGGGCGAGGTCCACAAGATCGGCGACTGCGGCAAGAAACGCGCGAGGAACATCCGCGAGGCGGTGCACGACGCGTATCGAACGGCCATTGGCATCTGA
- a CDS encoding SCP2 sterol-binding domain-containing protein, whose protein sequence is MEKARIVSRIVDEALSFVDIPAYMTLVCELCNGDEKIRKQTADDRVTFQFLIEGGKDFWLKVDSGKFTCGDGKLDAPEMVIGMDERTCAGVFGNRVNATTAYLNRDMSFQGSLKHGLKFRNIFKSVNKLLGV, encoded by the coding sequence ATGGAGAAAGCGCGAATCGTGAGCCGGATCGTGGACGAGGCGCTCTCGTTCGTGGACATTCCGGCATACATGACGCTGGTGTGCGAGCTGTGCAACGGAGACGAGAAGATCCGCAAGCAGACGGCGGACGACCGTGTCACGTTCCAGTTCCTCATCGAGGGCGGCAAGGATTTCTGGCTGAAGGTGGATTCGGGGAAATTCACTTGCGGCGACGGCAAGCTCGACGCGCCGGAGATGGTGATCGGCATGGACGAGCGGACCTGCGCGGGCGTGTTCGGCAATCGCGTGAACGCAACGACCGCGTATCTGAACCGCGACATGTCGTTTCAGGGTTCACTCAAGCACGGGCTGAAATTCCGCAACATCTTCAAGTCGGTGAACAAGCTGCTGGGCGTCTGA
- a CDS encoding outer membrane lipoprotein-sorting protein — protein MRKVVLLAIAALLVLPTFARAEDAAEILAKTDANLNNFSNLHMTSTMTVKASDGTAKVREIKVWLQGDSRMVKFAKPASDVGIALLSTDSKTNFVYLPEYKKVRRVASHVRNQTFMGTDFSQEDMAILRYADEFTPKVESETATHWILELTRKPGADISYAKLQLTVKKENHTIDKIVYHDNSGVAQKTEERANYSKHQSKKGEYWTMSKITMTDIKTGHQTVLENSGLQIDLTLEPDFFSERNLKRPVQ, from the coding sequence ATGCGTAAAGTGGTTCTGCTGGCAATCGCGGCGCTGCTGGTGCTGCCGACGTTCGCGCGGGCGGAGGATGCGGCCGAAATCCTCGCGAAGACCGACGCGAATCTGAACAACTTCAGCAATCTGCACATGACCTCGACGATGACGGTCAAGGCCTCCGACGGCACGGCCAAGGTCCGCGAGATCAAGGTCTGGCTGCAGGGCGACAGCCGCATGGTGAAATTCGCCAAACCGGCGAGCGACGTGGGCATCGCGCTGCTCTCGACCGACTCCAAGACGAACTTCGTTTACCTGCCGGAATACAAAAAAGTCCGTCGCGTCGCCTCGCACGTGCGCAATCAGACCTTCATGGGCACCGACTTTTCGCAGGAAGACATGGCGATCCTGCGTTATGCGGATGAGTTCACGCCGAAGGTCGAGAGCGAAACGGCCACGCACTGGATTCTCGAGCTGACGCGCAAACCCGGGGCGGACATCAGCTACGCCAAGCTCCAGCTCACGGTGAAGAAAGAGAATCACACGATCGACAAGATCGTGTACCACGACAACAGCGGCGTGGCGCAGAAGACCGAGGAGCGCGCGAACTACTCGAAGCACCAAAGCAAGAAGGGCGAGTACTGGACGATGTCGAAGATCACGATGACCGACATCAAGACCGGCCATCAGACGGTGCTCGAAAACAGCGGGCTCCAGATCGATTTGACCCTCGAACCCGACTTCTTCTCCGAACGCAATCTGAAACGCCCGGTCCAGTGA
- a CDS encoding MMPL family transporter — protein sequence MARFSDRIVGARRVVYVLVALVTIACAFFAGSLETDMNVTSILPADDPEVAYFRETSDRFGSSFINMVALESDDIFTAESLTTLRAITDALGQVEGVRFAMSVANLLDMQPDGEGSISVRPYLPKGPVPTDPADLTRIRDTVLGNPMIAGNLVSPDAKAALITVKLAPDADRKTIGGRLKTAARAAAPDATLYFGGVEMIVDYLAGLIASPRMIVCMIATFGVFIALLFWVLGSARALASALAVVGLSVVWTLGVLSAMERTLSLFTSMLPLLVIVAATPYPIIYLVTFGRAKGAGADRAADALARCAKPIFVGCASVAAAALASLLTPWAIFRDLGLGVAIGAFASGILALTLLPALAAGAKTAGRSIFDRRGVGGGPARAAKTNPSAAVVAVLVALFALSALASFMPRDVNPMATFPADGEPRVTEDLMQRGFGGSQLFMIDFRSTDVRHPAVLEQLTLATKRLRAIANVNYPQSIADVLRMINTNLNNEPGTPDSMGKINNLWFMLEGQPQVDLLIDPKFTDAIVQARIGDIRSSVVAPAVDAIEGVARNVETRLVSVTIADQPQTQRAAWARVLGERAAVLAALDLRHYLQLEVDEEGLATELAALRAAAPALAAKELADLRDRYRRFLTSAEADVTLPTDFDPASLVEALASLETPTEVSIAATMAKNLPPAVLAADPEGPKYAASTLLGIRELSVKRARHAAAMLAIAGRLERTHQMAILNNTALRADLQSSLWTINSDVANTTPERFEKISGGPTEPGAVTAVEARATGWPFVNTMMNRALPGMFARAGLAALVIALVGAALAAGSWRGALAAAGGIGAACAAMTAFGIALDTITWAALLVAIGVSVPIAAWRQGGTGASAIALPVAAGFAFLLAAPLAMQAYLGVFMAASAIGAAIVSIVLHAGANETSDRV from the coding sequence ATGGCTCGATTCTCCGATCGGATCGTCGGCGCCCGCCGCGTGGTGTACGTCCTCGTCGCACTCGTCACGATCGCCTGCGCGTTCTTCGCCGGCAGCCTCGAAACCGACATGAACGTCACGTCGATCCTGCCCGCGGACGACCCCGAGGTCGCGTATTTCCGCGAGACATCCGACCGGTTCGGTTCGAGCTTCATCAACATGGTCGCGCTCGAATCGGACGACATCTTCACCGCCGAATCGCTGACGACGCTTCGTGCGATCACCGACGCGCTCGGCCAGGTCGAGGGCGTGCGTTTCGCGATGAGCGTCGCGAACCTGCTCGACATGCAACCCGACGGCGAGGGTTCGATCAGCGTGCGTCCGTATCTGCCCAAGGGACCGGTTCCCACCGATCCGGCTGATCTGACGCGAATCCGCGATACGGTGCTCGGCAACCCGATGATCGCGGGCAATCTGGTGTCTCCCGACGCCAAAGCCGCGCTCATCACGGTGAAGCTCGCGCCCGATGCCGACCGCAAGACCATCGGCGGACGACTCAAGACCGCCGCGCGCGCCGCCGCGCCCGACGCGACGCTGTACTTCGGCGGCGTCGAGATGATCGTCGATTACCTGGCCGGGCTCATCGCTTCGCCGCGCATGATCGTCTGCATGATCGCGACGTTCGGCGTCTTCATCGCTTTGCTGTTTTGGGTGCTGGGCTCGGCCCGCGCGCTCGCGTCGGCCCTCGCGGTCGTCGGCCTTTCCGTCGTCTGGACACTCGGCGTTCTTTCGGCCATGGAACGCACGCTCTCGCTGTTCACCTCGATGCTGCCGCTTCTCGTCATCGTCGCCGCGACGCCCTACCCCATCATCTACCTGGTGACGTTCGGGCGCGCAAAGGGCGCGGGGGCGGATCGCGCGGCCGACGCGCTCGCACGGTGCGCCAAGCCGATTTTCGTCGGATGCGCCTCGGTGGCCGCGGCAGCGCTTGCGTCTCTGCTCACGCCGTGGGCGATCTTCCGAGACCTCGGCCTCGGCGTGGCGATCGGAGCGTTCGCGTCGGGTATCCTGGCTCTGACGCTGCTCCCCGCGCTCGCGGCGGGCGCGAAGACCGCCGGTCGGTCGATCTTCGATCGACGAGGCGTCGGCGGCGGGCCCGCGCGCGCGGCGAAGACGAACCCGTCGGCGGCGGTGGTCGCGGTCCTCGTCGCCCTGTTCGCGCTCTCGGCCCTCGCCTCGTTCATGCCGCGCGACGTGAATCCCATGGCGACGTTTCCGGCGGACGGAGAGCCCCGCGTCACCGAGGACCTGATGCAGCGCGGCTTCGGCGGATCGCAATTGTTCATGATCGACTTTCGCTCGACCGATGTGCGCCACCCCGCCGTGCTGGAGCAGTTGACGCTCGCGACCAAACGCCTGCGCGCGATCGCGAACGTGAATTATCCGCAGTCGATCGCCGACGTGTTGCGCATGATCAACACGAATTTGAACAACGAACCCGGGACGCCCGATTCGATGGGCAAGATCAACAATCTCTGGTTCATGCTCGAAGGCCAACCGCAGGTCGATCTGCTGATCGATCCGAAGTTCACCGACGCCATCGTGCAGGCCCGCATCGGCGACATTCGCTCCTCGGTGGTCGCCCCGGCGGTGGACGCGATCGAGGGCGTTGCGCGCAATGTCGAAACACGGCTCGTCTCGGTGACGATCGCCGACCAGCCCCAAACGCAACGTGCCGCCTGGGCGCGCGTGCTGGGCGAGAGGGCAGCCGTGCTCGCCGCGCTCGATCTTCGGCACTATCTCCAGCTGGAAGTCGACGAAGAGGGTCTCGCCACCGAACTCGCCGCACTGCGTGCGGCGGCGCCCGCGCTCGCGGCAAAAGAACTCGCGGACCTGCGCGACCGCTATCGGAGGTTCCTGACCAGTGCGGAAGCCGACGTGACGCTGCCGACGGATTTCGATCCGGCCTCGCTCGTCGAAGCTCTGGCGTCGCTCGAAACGCCGACCGAGGTGTCGATCGCCGCGACCATGGCGAAGAATCTTCCCCCGGCGGTTCTCGCGGCCGACCCCGAGGGACCGAAGTACGCCGCGTCGACGCTGCTCGGCATCCGCGAATTGTCCGTGAAGCGCGCGCGGCACGCCGCCGCCATGCTCGCGATCGCCGGTCGCCTCGAGCGAACGCACCAGATGGCGATTCTGAACAACACGGCGCTGCGTGCCGATTTGCAATCGAGCCTGTGGACGATCAACTCCGACGTGGCGAACACCACACCGGAGCGATTCGAGAAAATCTCGGGCGGACCCACCGAACCCGGCGCGGTCACCGCCGTCGAAGCCCGTGCGACCGGCTGGCCGTTCGTGAACACGATGATGAACCGGGCGTTGCCGGGGATGTTCGCCCGGGCGGGCCTGGCGGCGCTCGTGATCGCGCTCGTCGGCGCGGCGCTCGCCGCGGGCTCGTGGCGAGGCGCGCTCGCCGCGGCAGGGGGAATCGGTGCGGCGTGCGCGGCGATGACCGCCTTCGGCATCGCGCTCGACACCATCACCTGGGCGGCGCTGCTGGTCGCCATCGGCGTGTCGGTTCCCATCGCCGCCTGGCGGCAGGGCGGGACCGGCGCATCCGCCATCGCGCTGCCCGTCGCGGCCGGGTTTGCATTTTTACTGGCCGCGCCTCTCGCCATGCAGGCGTATCTTGGGGTATTCATGGCGGCGTCCGCCATCGGCGCGGCGATTGTTTCGATCGTTCTTCATGCCGGCGCGAATGAAACTTCCGACCGGGTGTGA
- a CDS encoding extracellular solute-binding protein → MVALSIACFAIAALACQTTTTPVATPTPTADSAPGADAKPAGGGELVIFSWWTAGGEADGLNELIKFFEVKNPGVKVVNAAVAGGAGTNAKAVLKTRMLGGDAPGTFQVHGGSELLEGWVKPGHMAPITKIFDDNGWRPHFPAQLLDMVSANGEIYAVPSNVHRGNALWYNKAIFDANGLKPPTTIDEWMAVCKTLKEKGVTPLSLASRNKWEVLHLFENLLVAAGGADFYKDLFAGKVAWTDERVKKALTILKDLLPYANDNHATMTWDQASGMVQEGKAAMNVMGDWAKGYFEAHQWVADKDYGAVATPGTVGTFFVVTDTFGMPAKAPNPAATLALLQVIGSVEGQAAFNPKKGSIPARTDVPMDAFDPIARAIASDFGKDVLVPSAAHGSAVAESFVISLNDQLSVFIQDKDVEKSAAALEAEAKDLGVRAP, encoded by the coding sequence ATGGTCGCCCTTTCGATCGCATGTTTCGCGATCGCCGCGCTCGCCTGCCAAACCACGACGACGCCCGTCGCCACGCCGACACCGACGGCGGATTCCGCACCGGGTGCGGACGCCAAGCCCGCGGGCGGCGGAGAACTCGTGATCTTCTCGTGGTGGACGGCCGGCGGCGAGGCGGACGGCCTCAACGAGCTCATCAAATTCTTCGAGGTGAAGAATCCGGGCGTGAAGGTCGTGAACGCGGCGGTGGCCGGCGGCGCGGGCACGAACGCCAAGGCGGTGCTCAAGACGCGCATGCTCGGCGGCGACGCCCCCGGGACGTTTCAGGTGCACGGCGGTTCGGAACTGCTCGAAGGCTGGGTGAAGCCGGGTCACATGGCGCCGATCACGAAGATCTTCGACGACAACGGCTGGCGACCGCATTTCCCGGCGCAGCTTCTCGACATGGTCAGCGCGAACGGCGAGATCTACGCCGTGCCATCGAACGTGCACCGCGGAAACGCGCTTTGGTACAACAAGGCGATTTTCGACGCGAACGGCCTGAAGCCGCCGACGACCATCGACGAGTGGATGGCCGTGTGCAAGACGCTCAAGGAAAAGGGCGTCACGCCGCTCTCGCTCGCGTCGCGCAACAAGTGGGAGGTGCTGCACCTGTTCGAAAACCTGCTCGTCGCGGCGGGCGGCGCGGATTTCTACAAGGACCTCTTCGCGGGCAAGGTCGCGTGGACCGATGAACGCGTGAAAAAGGCGCTCACGATTCTCAAGGATCTGTTGCCCTACGCGAACGACAACCACGCCACCATGACCTGGGATCAGGCGAGCGGGATGGTGCAGGAGGGCAAGGCGGCGATGAACGTGATGGGCGACTGGGCGAAGGGCTACTTTGAGGCACACCAGTGGGTCGCCGACAAGGACTACGGCGCGGTGGCGACTCCCGGCACCGTCGGCACGTTCTTCGTCGTCACCGACACCTTCGGCATGCCCGCCAAGGCGCCCAATCCGGCCGCGACGCTCGCGCTGCTGCAGGTCATCGGCTCCGTCGAGGGGCAGGCCGCCTTCAACCCCAAGAAGGGGTCGATTCCGGCGCGTACCGACGTCCCGATGGACGCCTTCGATCCGATTGCCCGGGCGATCGCATCCGATTTCGGCAAGGACGTGCTCGTCCCCAGCGCCGCGCACGGGTCCGCCGTGGCCGAGTCGTTCGTCATCAGCCTGAACGACCAGCTCTCGGTGTTCATCCAGGACAAGGACGTGGAAAAATCGGCCGCGGCGCTCGAAGCCGAGGCGAAGGATCTCGGTGTTCGAGCCCCGTGA
- the ugpC gene encoding sn-glycerol-3-phosphate ABC transporter ATP-binding protein UgpC: MAQVVLQDVVKRFGATRVIERTSLDIADREFLVLVGPSGCGKSTLLRMIAGLEDVTEGTVAIGGRVVNDLPAKDRDIAMVFQNYALYPHMNVYQNMSFGLRMMHRPKDEIDARVREAARILELETLLERKPAQLSGGQRQRVAMGRAIVRKPKVFLFDEPLSNLDAKLRVQMRQEIKKLHERLQATIIYVTHDQVEAMTLATRIAIVNQGVIQQVAAPEHMYAHPANKFVAGFIGSPGMNFVDVTLRIADGACVAGAGSFSLTIPAPHEESWNGRRATLGIRPEHIAMAAANGMQAPVRVRVELVEPLGATHLVTARAGEHALAFLTPSGGQVAPHTEIDIHLNTSEIKLFDAETGAGFRI, encoded by the coding sequence ATGGCCCAAGTCGTTCTCCAGGATGTCGTCAAGAGATTCGGCGCGACGCGCGTCATCGAGCGGACGTCGCTGGACATCGCCGACCGCGAGTTCCTGGTGCTGGTCGGGCCGTCTGGGTGCGGCAAGAGCACGCTGCTGCGCATGATCGCCGGGCTCGAGGACGTGACCGAGGGGACGGTCGCGATCGGCGGGCGCGTGGTGAACGACCTGCCCGCCAAGGACCGCGACATCGCGATGGTCTTTCAGAACTACGCGCTCTATCCGCACATGAACGTGTATCAGAATATGTCTTTCGGTCTGCGGATGATGCACCGGCCCAAGGACGAGATCGACGCGCGCGTGCGCGAGGCGGCGCGGATTCTGGAACTCGAAACCCTGCTCGAACGCAAGCCCGCGCAGCTTTCCGGCGGCCAGCGCCAGCGCGTGGCGATGGGTCGCGCGATCGTGCGCAAGCCCAAGGTTTTTTTGTTCGACGAACCGCTCTCGAATCTCGACGCCAAGCTGCGCGTGCAGATGCGTCAGGAGATCAAGAAACTGCACGAGCGGTTGCAGGCGACGATCATCTACGTCACGCACGACCAGGTCGAGGCGATGACGCTCGCGACGCGCATCGCGATCGTCAATCAGGGCGTGATTCAGCAGGTCGCCGCGCCGGAACACATGTACGCGCACCCCGCCAACAAGTTCGTCGCGGGATTCATCGGCAGCCCGGGGATGAACTTTGTGGATGTGACGCTGCGCATCGCCGATGGCGCGTGCGTCGCCGGTGCGGGGAGTTTTTCGCTGACGATTCCGGCCCCTCACGAGGAATCGTGGAACGGGCGGCGCGCGACGCTCGGGATCCGGCCGGAACACATCGCGATGGCGGCGGCCAACGGAATGCAAGCGCCGGTGCGAGTACGCGTGGAGCTGGTCGAACCGCTCGGGGCGACGCACCTCGTCACCGCCCGCGCGGGCGAGCACGCGCTCGCGTTTCTCACGCCGTCAGGCGGTCAGGTCGCGCCGCATACCGAGATCGACATCCACCTGAACACGTCCGAGATCAAACTGTTCGACGCCGAAACCGGCGCCGGATTCCGGATTTGA